In one Lachnospiraceae bacterium GAM79 genomic region, the following are encoded:
- the glgB gene encoding 1,4-alpha-glucan branching protein GlgB, with protein MNKRINDWINWVLYDELIAGKLNAPKHLLGIHEYGEGQIITAYRPHAVEVKVTSRTGKKVHTMEKVTDEGFYAIFFPKKEFSGTKYNLVTTYEDGTTVTTADPYAFDSQISDFDSYLFAEGKHYEIYNKFGAHPMTIDGVKGTYFAVWAPDARRVSVVGDFNMWDGNLHPMQLRPNGGIYELFIPNVLSGAVYKYQILTRYDEVLYKSDPYGNQAQMRPDNGSVVADLTSYKWKDTAWVNKRRTYSRTDRMKMPMTIYEMHLGSWRKKVEDDDSGFFSYRELAPMVADYVKDMGYTHVEIMGIAEYPFDGSWGYQVTNYYAPTSRYGSPEDFMYFIDYLHSKGIGIILDWVPAHFPKDAHGLGRFDGMPLYEHPDPRRGEHPDWGTYIFDYGRAEVANFLIANALFWVEKFHIDALRVDAVASMLYLDYGKQDGQWLPNENGGNENLDAIKLLQNINAIMEEKNPGAFLIAEESTAWAGVTAPASMNGLGFLFKWNMGWMNDFLEYMKMDPYFRSFNHNKLTFSLSYTYAENYVLVISHDEVVHLKCSMINKMPGSEPQKFANLRLAYGYMYGHPGKKLLFMGQEFAQPREWSEARSLDWFVLDNPLNQGVQRWVKALNNLYNANDALYANDSDVMGFEWINCDHPDKGVVSFIRRGSTPSKQLLFICNFVPVEYDNYEVGAPCFTTYKEVLNSDDVQFGGAGRLNSGKIKAIDKKTERMPYSISVTVPPLSTVVLEYDYTDVTPEDILKKKEAEKKAAAAKRAAAKKTAAKKTATEKKNVETTEVVKKEPEKKTAATKTKETVSKTNPAQTKAAVSKKTTKK; from the coding sequence ATGAACAAGAGAATCAACGATTGGATCAACTGGGTACTGTATGATGAACTGATCGCAGGTAAATTGAATGCACCAAAGCATCTGCTGGGTATTCATGAATATGGGGAAGGACAGATCATCACAGCCTATCGTCCACATGCGGTGGAAGTGAAGGTTACATCCAGAACAGGTAAAAAAGTTCATACGATGGAGAAGGTAACGGATGAGGGCTTCTATGCGATCTTTTTCCCTAAGAAGGAATTTAGCGGAACAAAATATAATCTGGTAACAACTTATGAGGATGGAACGACTGTTACGACAGCAGATCCATATGCATTTGACAGCCAGATTTCAGATTTTGATTCTTATTTATTTGCGGAAGGCAAGCACTACGAGATCTATAATAAATTTGGAGCACATCCGATGACGATCGATGGCGTAAAAGGAACTTATTTTGCGGTATGGGCTCCGGACGCGCGGAGAGTCAGCGTTGTCGGTGATTTCAATATGTGGGATGGTAATTTACATCCGATGCAGCTTCGACCAAACGGTGGAATCTATGAGCTGTTTATTCCAAATGTGCTTTCCGGTGCAGTATACAAATACCAGATTCTGACCCGTTATGATGAGGTCTTATATAAGAGTGATCCATACGGAAATCAGGCACAGATGCGTCCGGACAATGGTTCGGTTGTTGCAGATCTGACGTCCTACAAGTGGAAGGATACCGCATGGGTAAATAAGAGAAGAACCTATAGCAGAACAGATCGCATGAAGATGCCGATGACCATCTATGAGATGCATCTCGGTTCATGGAGAAAGAAAGTTGAAGACGATGACAGCGGCTTCTTCAGTTATAGAGAGTTAGCTCCGATGGTTGCGGATTATGTAAAGGATATGGGCTATACACATGTGGAGATCATGGGTATCGCAGAGTATCCGTTTGATGGTTCCTGGGGCTATCAGGTAACGAATTATTATGCACCGACATCCAGATACGGATCACCGGAAGATTTCATGTATTTTATTGACTATTTACATAGTAAGGGAATCGGTATCATCTTAGACTGGGTACCTGCACATTTCCCGAAGGATGCACACGGGCTTGGCAGATTTGATGGTATGCCGCTCTATGAGCATCCGGATCCAAGAAGAGGCGAGCATCCGGATTGGGGTACTTATATTTTCGATTATGGCAGAGCAGAGGTTGCAAACTTCCTGATTGCAAATGCACTTTTCTGGGTAGAGAAGTTCCATATCGATGCGTTACGGGTAGATGCTGTTGCATCCATGTTATATCTGGACTACGGTAAGCAGGATGGACAGTGGCTTCCAAATGAAAATGGCGGCAATGAGAACCTGGATGCAATTAAGCTGCTGCAGAATATCAATGCTATTATGGAAGAAAAGAATCCGGGAGCATTCCTGATCGCAGAGGAATCAACTGCATGGGCCGGTGTGACTGCTCCGGCATCCATGAACGGACTTGGCTTCCTGTTCAAATGGAATATGGGATGGATGAATGACTTCCTCGAGTACATGAAGATGGATCCATATTTCAGAAGCTTTAACCATAACAAGCTGACCTTCAGCTTATCCTATACATATGCAGAGAATTATGTTCTTGTCATTTCACATGATGAGGTCGTACATCTGAAATGTTCAATGATCAATAAGATGCCGGGAAGCGAACCTCAGAAATTTGCAAATCTTCGTCTGGCATATGGTTATATGTATGGTCATCCGGGCAAAAAGCTGTTATTCATGGGTCAGGAATTTGCACAGCCGCGCGAGTGGAGCGAGGCAAGAAGTCTTGACTGGTTTGTCCTTGACAATCCGTTGAATCAGGGTGTACAGCGTTGGGTAAAAGCGTTAAATAATCTGTACAATGCAAATGATGCGTTATATGCAAATGACAGCGATGTGATGGGCTTTGAGTGGATCAACTGTGACCATCCGGATAAGGGTGTGGTTTCATTTATCCGTCGAGGTTCTACACCAAGTAAGCAGTTGTTATTTATCTGCAATTTCGTGCCGGTTGAATATGATAATTATGAAGTTGGAGCACCTTGCTTCACAACATATAAAGAAGTTCTGAATTCCGATGACGTACAGTTTGGCGGAGCAGGCAGATTAAATAGTGGTAAGATTAAGGCAATCGATAAGAAGACAGAACGTATGCCTTATTCGATCAGTGTAACAGTACCGCCACTTTCTACTGTTGTTCTGGAATATGATTACACCGATGTAACACCGGAGGATATTCTGAAGAAGAAAGAGGCAGAAAAGAAAGCGGCAGCAGCAAAACGCGCGGCTGCGAAGAAAACGGCTGCGAAGAAAACTGCAACGGAAAAGAAGAATGTAGAGACGACGGAAGTTGTAAAAAAGGAGCCGGAGAAGAAGACGGCTGCGACAAAGACAAAAGAAACAGTAAGTAAGACGAATCCTGCACAGACAAAAGCGGCAGTTTCAAAGAAGACTACTAAGAAATAA